One region of Arthrobacter sp. StoSoilB22 genomic DNA includes:
- a CDS encoding pyridoxamine 5'-phosphate oxidase family protein, producing the protein MTDEQSIKKVTDIINDSKIGMLTTVNETGALVSRPLAVQEVKDDGDMWFFTGLGTSQVAHVRQDPRVNVSFGKNTEWVSVAGTAEVVTDREKIHELWNQVVEAWYPDGPHTPEVCLLRVDSDSAEYWTSPGGTAATVLQWVKSKVTNSRFSVGESGTVDL; encoded by the coding sequence ATGACTGACGAACAATCCATTAAGAAGGTCACCGACATCATCAACGATTCGAAGATCGGGATGCTAACCACTGTGAACGAGACAGGGGCGCTGGTCAGCAGGCCGCTTGCCGTTCAGGAAGTCAAGGACGACGGCGACATGTGGTTCTTTACGGGCCTGGGAACCTCACAGGTTGCCCACGTTCGCCAGGACCCACGGGTTAACGTTTCCTTTGGCAAAAACACGGAATGGGTCTCTGTGGCCGGGACTGCAGAGGTCGTCACCGATCGGGAAAAGATCCATGAGCTGTGGAACCAGGTAGTTGAGGCGTGGTACCCCGATGGCCCCCACACTCCGGAGGTTTGCCTGCTTCGGGTTGACTCGGACTCGGCAGAGTATTGGACCAGCCCGGGCGGAACGGCCGCTACGGTCCTACAGTGGGTCAAGTCCAAGGTCACAAACTCCCGGTTCAGCGTGGGCGAGAGCGGCACCGTGGACCTATGA
- a CDS encoding TraR/DksA C4-type zinc finger protein — protein sequence MVDIQRFRVLLESERNRKLELLKALRSDITSVSLARQDSNVDDEHDPEGSTIAFELSQASALMGQSRVGLEQIEEALARIEEGTYGQCAVCGVDIPEERLEVRPWTPFCVHHASGKRA from the coding sequence GTGGTTGACATCCAACGGTTTCGGGTTCTTTTGGAGAGTGAACGGAACCGTAAACTCGAGCTGCTGAAGGCGCTGCGAAGCGACATCACCTCGGTGAGTCTTGCCCGTCAGGATTCCAATGTGGACGACGAGCACGATCCCGAGGGCAGCACCATCGCCTTCGAGCTTTCCCAGGCATCCGCCCTCATGGGACAAAGCCGGGTGGGCTTGGAACAGATCGAGGAGGCCCTGGCGAGGATCGAGGAGGGAACGTATGGGCAGTGCGCGGTGTGCGGCGTAGACATTCCCGAAGAAAGACTCGAGGTCAGGCCATGGACACCGTTCTGCGTCCACCATGCCTCGGGCAAGCGGGCTTGA
- a CDS encoding MFS transporter codes for MVHPGTGEGGDTLNDAARKIQRVYLTLTLGNTVAASFIWGINTLFLLDAGLSNLEAFSANAFFTAGMVLFEVPTGVIADGWGRRVSFLLGTVTLGVSTYLYFVMWQISAPFWMWAVVSVLLGLGFTFFSGAVEAWLVDALRFSGYEGGLESVLGRGQMVQGVAMLVGSVAGGVIAQATNLGVPFLLRVLVLLAMFAVAFGLMHDVGFSPERSTHPLRATRAVLSASIENGLKNPPVRYVMLAAPFTAGVSFYVFYALQPYLLDLFGDPKAYSIAGLAAAIVAGSQILGGWLAPHARRLFHKRTTVLIVGCLAGCVILLVLGLTRVFWVALVLLAIWAVVGSAAMPVRQAYVNDMIPSKQRATVLSFDSLMGSSGGVVIQPVLGRGADLYGYPASLAMGGVLELIALPFLLASRKQGSPADNASTAETTPNPEPLP; via the coding sequence GTGGTCCATCCTGGCACGGGTGAGGGCGGCGACACCCTCAATGACGCCGCCCGAAAGATCCAGCGCGTCTACCTGACCTTGACGCTGGGCAATACCGTTGCGGCGTCCTTCATCTGGGGCATCAACACCCTTTTCCTGCTGGATGCGGGCCTGAGCAACCTGGAGGCGTTTTCCGCCAACGCCTTCTTCACTGCAGGCATGGTTCTTTTCGAAGTTCCCACGGGCGTGATTGCCGATGGGTGGGGGCGGCGCGTCTCATTCCTCCTGGGCACGGTGACGTTGGGCGTCTCCACCTATTTGTACTTCGTGATGTGGCAGATCTCCGCGCCGTTCTGGATGTGGGCCGTGGTTTCGGTTCTCCTGGGCCTGGGCTTTACGTTCTTCTCCGGCGCTGTTGAGGCATGGCTCGTCGACGCACTGCGCTTCTCCGGCTACGAAGGCGGGTTGGAATCCGTACTTGGCCGAGGGCAAATGGTTCAGGGCGTAGCGATGCTGGTGGGCTCGGTGGCGGGCGGGGTGATAGCCCAAGCCACCAACCTTGGCGTTCCGTTCCTCCTGCGCGTGCTGGTGCTGCTCGCCATGTTTGCTGTTGCGTTTGGGCTCATGCACGACGTCGGCTTCTCGCCGGAGCGTTCGACGCACCCTCTCCGCGCGACCAGAGCGGTTCTGTCCGCATCAATCGAGAACGGTTTGAAGAACCCGCCCGTCCGGTACGTGATGTTGGCAGCCCCGTTTACGGCCGGCGTCAGTTTCTACGTCTTCTACGCACTGCAGCCGTACCTTCTGGACTTGTTTGGCGACCCCAAGGCCTATTCAATAGCCGGTCTGGCCGCTGCGATCGTTGCGGGATCGCAGATCCTGGGCGGCTGGCTGGCCCCACACGCGAGGCGGCTGTTCCATAAGCGCACCACTGTGCTGATCGTCGGTTGCCTGGCAGGCTGCGTCATCCTTCTGGTCCTGGGATTGACGCGTGTCTTCTGGGTGGCTCTGGTCCTGCTCGCCATCTGGGCCGTTGTGGGCTCGGCAGCCATGCCCGTCCGGCAGGCGTACGTGAACGATATGATCCCGTCGAAGCAACGGGCCACCGTCCTGAGCTTTGATTCGCTGATGGGATCCAGCGGCGGCGTCGTCATCCAGCCAGTGCTGGGCCGGGGCGCAGACCTCTACGGCTACCCGGCATCATTAGCCATGGGCGGCGTCCTTGAACTCATTGCCCTACCGTTCCTGCTGGCCAGCCGGAAGCAAGGATCACCAGCCGACAACGCCAGCACCGCGGAAACCACCCCAAACCCTGAACCGCTTCCGTAA
- a CDS encoding VWA domain-containing protein, with product MSNDAAVTGDSGALADSAGPGRDRLSRWRLVLGGHDADGISTEEGVPVQLSDDDVRRDEALEELYGGGSARRGGLGSSSPRVARWLGDIRGYFPSSVVQVMQADAMDRLGLRQLLLEPEMLRTVQPDIGLVSTLVGLGRVIPEESRETARSVIRQVTKELEERLRAKTIQAVSGALNRSARTRRPRHRDIDWNRTIAANLKHYQPEYRTVVPERLHGHARRSTEIQREIILCIDQSGSMAESVVYSSVFGAVLSSLKSVSTRLVVFDTEVVDLTEDLDDPVDVLFGVQLGGGTDINRALAYCQDQITKPAETILVLISDLYEGGIAEEMLRRAASIVGGGTTMIALLALSDSGHPSFDSSHAAALAGIGVPAFACTPDLFPDMMAAAIERRDVSEWAASQDIPTSHEK from the coding sequence ATGAGCAACGATGCAGCTGTGACAGGTGACTCTGGCGCGCTGGCGGATTCCGCCGGGCCCGGGCGTGACCGGTTGAGCCGTTGGCGTTTGGTGCTGGGCGGGCATGATGCTGACGGCATCTCAACCGAGGAAGGGGTGCCGGTTCAACTGTCGGACGATGATGTCCGCCGTGATGAGGCCTTGGAAGAACTCTATGGTGGCGGGTCGGCCCGGCGCGGAGGTCTAGGCTCGTCCAGTCCGCGGGTGGCCCGATGGCTTGGCGACATCCGCGGCTATTTTCCCTCCTCGGTGGTCCAGGTCATGCAGGCCGATGCCATGGACAGACTCGGCTTGAGGCAGTTGCTTCTGGAACCGGAAATGTTGCGAACTGTCCAACCGGACATCGGTTTGGTGAGCACCTTGGTGGGCCTGGGGCGGGTGATTCCGGAGGAGTCCCGGGAGACAGCCAGATCGGTCATTCGGCAGGTCACCAAAGAGCTGGAAGAACGGCTGCGCGCCAAAACAATTCAGGCAGTCTCCGGGGCGCTCAACCGTTCAGCACGGACCCGCCGTCCACGGCATAGGGATATCGACTGGAACAGGACCATTGCCGCCAACCTTAAGCACTATCAACCCGAGTACCGGACGGTGGTGCCCGAGCGGCTCCATGGACACGCACGGCGCAGCACCGAAATTCAGCGCGAGATCATTCTGTGCATTGACCAATCAGGCTCCATGGCCGAATCAGTGGTGTACTCCAGCGTCTTTGGAGCGGTCCTTAGTTCACTCAAGTCAGTAAGTACCCGGTTGGTGGTCTTTGACACCGAAGTGGTGGATCTGACCGAAGACCTGGACGATCCAGTGGACGTGCTGTTCGGCGTGCAACTGGGCGGTGGCACGGACATCAACCGGGCCCTCGCCTATTGCCAGGACCAGATCACCAAACCCGCCGAGACCATCCTTGTGCTCATCAGCGACCTCTACGAAGGTGGAATAGCAGAAGAGATGCTGCGTCGTGCCGCTTCCATTGTGGGCGGCGGGACCACCATGATCGCCCTGCTGGCTTTGAGCGACAGCGGTCACCCATCCTTCGACTCCAGCCACGCCGCAGCACTTGCGGGGATCGGTGTTCCTGCCTTCGCGTGCACGCCGGATCTGTTCCCGGACATGATGGCGGCAGCCATTGAGCGCCGGGATGTCAGCGAATGGGCAGCCTCCCAGGACATCCCTACGAGTCACGAAAAGTAG
- a CDS encoding DUF5682 family protein, giving the protein MTDVHVLGIRHHGPGSAHSVAEALATLRPDVVLVEGPPELDQVIPLITDPDMLPPVAGLIYAVDEPRLASFYPMAAFSPEWVAIRWALSTGKPVRAIDLPAAHTFALRAAEERAAEEGAAQERTAQERTAQEPASAASEKEKPLVATSDDGGEYAAVDGKPSDDMENPPAAPQQAYRPDAIGMLAEAAGYSDAERWWEDSVEHRNTDPVERFEALIEAITEIRAMDQRPADHPDVLENNRREAAMRRFLRAAMREGHERIAVVCGAYHAPALVPSGFPSVSADNKVLAGLPKAKVAVTWVPWTSNRLSLASGYGAGVTAPGWYQHLFAHWMAKDPGQDVATTWLVRVAHALRKENLDASTASVVEASRMATALAAVRGRPTPGLPELDDAAQTVLCDGSPLPLALVHRELTVGRELGNVPDSVPTLPLAADLAATQRKLRMKPSAMEEVMVLDLRKPNQLARSVLLHRLELLGVAWGQLTDAGRTSGTFKEAWTLLWKPELAVSLVEASRYGTTVASAAAAFVSEQAQAAEGLPVLSSLLESCLLAELPDGIAGVVSALAERTALQQDVAPLLETIAPLARTCRYGNVRGVDVSDVGKILQATVIRSCVGLPTACAGLDDEAAGVMRRAIDSAQNGLSLLPELPLDDWHTALSSVANSDSIHGSVAGRATRLLLDAGLVEGDDVASRLSRRLSIATPATEAAAWLDGLLSGDATLLIHDRRLLQIVDEWVEGVHDDVFEDVLPLIRRTFSAFSRPERREIGEQLSRVGPTGYAADSSPIDLSDAGPALQTMARILGWKAIA; this is encoded by the coding sequence ATGACAGACGTCCACGTTCTGGGGATCCGGCACCATGGTCCGGGCTCGGCCCATTCCGTCGCGGAAGCCCTTGCGACCCTTCGGCCTGATGTGGTGCTGGTGGAAGGGCCACCGGAGCTTGACCAGGTCATCCCGCTGATCACGGACCCGGACATGCTTCCCCCGGTCGCAGGCCTGATCTATGCGGTGGATGAGCCTCGCCTGGCGTCCTTCTACCCCATGGCCGCGTTCTCGCCCGAGTGGGTGGCAATCCGCTGGGCCTTGTCCACGGGTAAGCCCGTGCGTGCCATTGACCTGCCCGCCGCCCACACGTTCGCGCTCCGAGCAGCAGAGGAACGAGCAGCAGAGGAAGGAGCCGCACAGGAACGAACCGCACAGGAACGAACCGCACAGGAGCCAGCCTCGGCGGCTTCGGAGAAGGAAAAACCATTAGTTGCCACTTCCGACGACGGCGGCGAATATGCCGCCGTCGACGGTAAGCCTTCGGATGACATGGAGAACCCCCCGGCCGCCCCGCAGCAGGCGTACAGACCCGATGCGATTGGCATGTTGGCCGAAGCTGCGGGCTACAGCGACGCGGAACGATGGTGGGAAGACTCCGTGGAGCACCGCAACACGGACCCCGTTGAGCGCTTTGAAGCTCTCATCGAGGCGATCACGGAAATCCGGGCCATGGATCAGCGTCCCGCGGACCATCCTGACGTGCTGGAGAATAACCGCCGGGAAGCTGCCATGCGACGCTTCCTGCGGGCAGCCATGCGCGAAGGGCATGAACGCATCGCCGTGGTGTGCGGCGCCTATCACGCACCGGCCTTAGTGCCGTCGGGGTTCCCTTCGGTTTCCGCCGACAACAAAGTCCTCGCCGGTTTGCCGAAGGCCAAAGTGGCTGTCACGTGGGTTCCCTGGACATCGAACAGGCTTAGCTTGGCCAGCGGATACGGAGCAGGGGTCACTGCCCCGGGCTGGTACCAACACCTGTTCGCGCATTGGATGGCCAAGGACCCCGGGCAGGATGTTGCCACCACGTGGCTGGTCCGGGTAGCCCATGCGCTGCGTAAAGAGAATCTGGATGCATCCACGGCGTCCGTGGTGGAGGCCAGCAGGATGGCTACTGCGTTGGCAGCTGTTCGTGGGCGGCCCACCCCTGGCTTGCCGGAGCTGGACGATGCCGCGCAGACAGTCCTGTGCGATGGTTCGCCGCTGCCGCTGGCCTTGGTTCATCGCGAATTGACTGTTGGTCGCGAGCTAGGGAACGTCCCGGACTCCGTGCCCACCCTACCGTTGGCAGCGGACCTCGCCGCTACCCAGCGAAAGCTGCGCATGAAACCCAGTGCCATGGAAGAGGTCATGGTCCTGGACCTGCGCAAGCCGAACCAGTTGGCCCGTTCGGTCCTCCTGCACCGCCTGGAACTGCTGGGTGTGGCCTGGGGTCAGCTGACGGACGCCGGCAGGACTTCCGGCACCTTCAAAGAAGCATGGACCTTGCTGTGGAAACCAGAGTTGGCTGTCTCCTTGGTGGAAGCGAGCCGTTATGGCACCACTGTCGCCTCAGCCGCTGCTGCTTTTGTCTCTGAACAGGCGCAGGCAGCCGAAGGCCTGCCGGTTCTCAGCAGCTTGCTGGAAAGCTGTCTGCTGGCCGAGCTACCCGACGGAATTGCCGGCGTCGTGTCCGCTTTGGCTGAACGCACCGCCCTGCAGCAGGACGTTGCTCCCCTCTTGGAAACCATCGCGCCGTTGGCCCGCACATGCCGGTACGGCAACGTCCGTGGAGTAGACGTCAGTGATGTGGGGAAAATTCTGCAAGCCACGGTGATTCGCTCGTGCGTTGGACTGCCCACCGCCTGCGCCGGCCTTGATGATGAGGCCGCGGGTGTGATGCGCCGCGCGATCGACTCTGCACAGAATGGCTTGAGCTTACTGCCGGAACTGCCACTGGATGACTGGCATACGGCCCTCTCGTCCGTGGCCAACTCTGACTCGATCCATGGCTCGGTGGCGGGCCGGGCCACCAGGCTCCTGTTGGATGCGGGCCTGGTGGAAGGAGACGACGTAGCATCACGCCTTAGCCGGCGCTTATCGATCGCTACACCCGCCACGGAAGCCGCAGCATGGTTGGACGGCCTGCTGTCCGGCGACGCTACCTTGCTCATCCATGATCGGCGGCTTCTGCAGATCGTTGATGAGTGGGTGGAAGGCGTACACGATGATGTTTTCGAGGACGTTTTGCCCTTGATCCGGAGGACTTTTTCCGCCTTCAGCAGGCCTGAGCGGCGCGAAATCGGCGAACAGTTAAGCCGGGTCGGTCCTACCGGCTACGCAGCAGACTCCTCCCCCATTGACCTGTCCGACGCCGGCCCTGCGCTGCAAACCATGGCAAGAATTCTGGGATGGAAGGCAATCGCATGA
- a CDS encoding AAA family ATPase, whose translation MTDTQNATEVLRAHAENAYADELSALDAVDDRPRPPSWRLSPWAVTTYILGGTLANGVQISPKYLGSERLVEIAVASLATDRALLLLGVPGTAKTWLGEHLAAAISGSSTLVVQGTAGTPEEALRYGWNYARLLADGPSRAAMVAGPVMRAMETGSLVRVEELTRIPSDVQDSLITILSEKTLPIPELNEEVQARKGFNVIATANNRDKGVNDLSSALRRRFNTVILPLPDSIDQEVEIVTTRVRSLGESLELPADLAALSEIRRVVTVMRELRSGVTQDQRTTIKSPSATLSTAEAISVMTNGLSLAAHFGDGTVRAEDVAASLVGAVIKDPVQDRVIWQEYLETVVRNRPDWKDLYRACRDLESSN comes from the coding sequence ATGACCGATACCCAGAACGCCACGGAGGTTCTTCGCGCGCACGCCGAAAACGCGTACGCCGATGAACTCAGCGCTTTGGACGCTGTTGACGACCGCCCCCGCCCACCCAGCTGGCGGCTCTCTCCCTGGGCTGTCACCACCTATATCCTGGGGGGTACGTTGGCCAACGGTGTTCAGATCAGCCCAAAGTATCTTGGCTCGGAACGCCTGGTGGAAATCGCCGTGGCGTCACTGGCCACAGACCGGGCCCTGCTGTTGCTGGGTGTGCCGGGAACCGCGAAGACCTGGCTTGGTGAACACCTCGCCGCAGCCATCTCCGGTTCATCCACGCTGGTAGTGCAGGGCACTGCGGGTACCCCTGAAGAGGCTCTGCGGTACGGCTGGAACTATGCCCGGTTGCTGGCCGATGGCCCGTCCCGCGCCGCCATGGTTGCCGGCCCGGTGATGCGCGCCATGGAGACCGGAAGCCTTGTGCGGGTTGAAGAACTGACCCGTATTCCTTCCGACGTGCAGGACTCCCTCATCACTATTCTCAGCGAGAAAACGTTGCCCATTCCTGAGCTCAACGAGGAAGTCCAGGCACGGAAGGGCTTCAACGTGATCGCCACCGCGAACAACCGCGATAAAGGCGTCAACGATCTCTCGTCCGCACTTCGCCGCCGGTTCAACACGGTGATCCTGCCGCTCCCGGACAGCATCGACCAGGAGGTGGAGATCGTGACCACCCGTGTTCGTAGCTTGGGAGAGTCATTGGAGCTGCCCGCCGATTTGGCTGCACTTTCCGAGATCCGCCGAGTGGTTACCGTCATGCGCGAACTTCGGTCGGGGGTGACCCAGGACCAGCGGACCACCATCAAGTCCCCATCTGCCACATTGTCTACAGCAGAGGCCATTTCCGTGATGACCAATGGGTTGTCCCTGGCAGCACACTTCGGTGATGGCACGGTCCGGGCAGAGGATGTAGCCGCCAGTCTGGTGGGCGCGGTGATCAAGGACCCTGTGCAGGACCGTGTGATCTGGCAGGAATATCTGGAGACCGTTGTGCGGAACCGGCCTGACTGGAAAGACCTGTACCGGGCCTGCCGCGACCTCGAATCGTCCAACTGA
- a CDS encoding DUF5691 domain-containing protein, translated as MMWLAELRTAALVGTGRHDAPQPPAELGFQAPDGLSREESLLDQAALADIVTRATRTASAASSAGFPSPAPADAVPQASGEAARLLELLLTQAPVGPGLRTQLVVDWLTLAEEARRRVPHRLLPALLTLAETQSIVFRRMEPAIGTRGRWMQEIKGQPSQEPATQSTGLRGSDAAAGYGPLRGRDPAAARIQLSECWTSLSARERAGNLALFAGNLHDNDEALLEKALDDKAKGVRDVALRLLDQLPGSARAARMAARLKPLLQLKGLLSKRLEIDLPPDPDKEALRDGVPADPRKGEPDRMARLEAIVRGAPLDVWTSVTGRNRPATVALLQDEPRVLNAMIAATAARNDVEWARALLGVLTDRRLLDCLPPDERAHWLERHVRESSDEPLTLAPLLQDLPQPWSVPLAEAVLTVISGKDGGRLAVILSEGLPTALPPEVTERCRQLLAQTDKDASRRRVLRDAVQYQSFKQSLTEAFR; from the coding sequence ATGATGTGGTTGGCGGAGCTGCGAACAGCAGCGCTGGTGGGTACCGGACGGCACGACGCCCCCCAACCGCCCGCCGAGCTGGGATTTCAAGCACCCGATGGACTGAGCCGGGAGGAATCCCTGTTGGATCAGGCCGCGCTGGCTGACATTGTGACCCGGGCGACGCGGACAGCCTCTGCCGCCTCCAGTGCAGGATTTCCTTCACCGGCGCCTGCTGACGCAGTGCCACAAGCCAGCGGAGAGGCCGCACGGCTGTTGGAACTTTTGCTAACCCAGGCACCTGTGGGTCCTGGCCTGAGGACCCAGCTGGTAGTGGATTGGCTGACGTTGGCTGAAGAAGCACGACGACGGGTCCCCCACCGGCTGCTGCCGGCGTTACTGACGTTGGCTGAGACTCAGTCAATTGTCTTCAGGCGTATGGAACCGGCAATTGGAACCCGCGGCCGGTGGATGCAGGAGATCAAAGGCCAGCCTTCTCAAGAGCCCGCAACCCAAAGTACTGGCCTCCGCGGCTCTGATGCTGCGGCAGGCTACGGACCGCTGAGAGGCCGAGATCCAGCAGCTGCACGCATACAACTTAGCGAGTGTTGGACGTCGCTCAGCGCCCGGGAACGGGCAGGCAATCTGGCGTTGTTCGCCGGAAACCTCCATGACAACGACGAAGCTCTGCTGGAGAAGGCCTTGGACGACAAAGCAAAAGGCGTACGGGACGTGGCACTCCGGCTCCTGGACCAGCTTCCCGGAAGTGCGCGTGCTGCTCGGATGGCCGCCAGGCTGAAGCCTTTGCTGCAGCTCAAAGGGCTCCTGAGCAAACGGCTGGAGATAGACCTCCCCCCGGACCCTGACAAGGAGGCTCTGCGGGACGGCGTTCCAGCGGACCCACGCAAGGGCGAACCGGACCGGATGGCACGGTTGGAGGCCATCGTCAGAGGGGCACCGCTGGACGTGTGGACGTCGGTAACAGGCCGTAACCGCCCGGCTACCGTTGCGCTGCTGCAGGACGAGCCCCGCGTCCTGAACGCGATGATCGCTGCAACTGCCGCCCGCAACGATGTTGAATGGGCCCGTGCGCTTCTTGGGGTCCTGACAGACAGGAGGCTGCTCGATTGCCTCCCTCCCGATGAGCGGGCACATTGGCTCGAGCGCCACGTCCGGGAAAGCAGTGACGAGCCACTGACACTGGCTCCACTCCTGCAAGACCTGCCGCAGCCGTGGTCCGTGCCGTTGGCAGAGGCGGTATTGACAGTGATTTCCGGCAAGGATGGGGGCCGTCTGGCCGTCATCCTGTCCGAAGGCCTGCCTACCGCGCTTCCACCGGAGGTCACCGAGCGTTGCCGGCAGCTTTTGGCACAGACTGACAAAGACGCTTCCCGGCGCCGTGTGCTGCGCGACGCTGTCCAATACCAATCATTCAAACAATCCCTGACGGAGGCTTTCCGATGA
- a CDS encoding SWIM zinc finger family protein, which yields MGRWSEETVINAAPDSSSLAAARKLAHPGPWTDCGSNDDLVWGKCQGSGKTPYQVSVDIVAPAYRCSCPSRKFPCKHALALLLLWARGEAAEAGAETADFAKEWADQRAVRATVKERRNAVQPADPEAQAKRLTARLALMDAGVDDFSRWLTDLVRTGLAAARNQPYSWWDAVAARLVDSQLPGLAEQVRDMASQVHGRTDWADHLLRHAGRWWALTKAWSGRDNLTPEEFADVKAALGWATASADVQGTESLPGPWLVLGAHRSDDGRLQQQRTWIQGPDGTVVVLLDFAAQGQGLAAPQLAGALLDVTVARYPGTTPQRGMFTGPVTPLDVASSLGTGHSIVQALEHESAAVARSPWRTRIPVLLDEVTVNSEGTGWLHDPHGDALPLVDAPLDSLLALTGGHAASIFGELEEGRVRPLTVVVDGRVVTP from the coding sequence ATGGGGCGTTGGAGCGAAGAGACAGTCATTAACGCGGCCCCGGACTCCTCCTCACTGGCAGCAGCACGGAAGCTTGCGCATCCGGGTCCGTGGACGGACTGCGGCAGCAACGACGACCTTGTGTGGGGTAAGTGCCAAGGCAGCGGAAAAACGCCATACCAAGTGAGCGTAGACATTGTGGCGCCCGCCTACCGGTGCTCGTGTCCCAGCCGAAAATTCCCGTGCAAACATGCCTTGGCTCTGCTCCTGCTCTGGGCACGGGGCGAGGCGGCAGAGGCGGGAGCCGAGACCGCTGATTTCGCTAAGGAGTGGGCAGACCAACGGGCTGTTCGCGCCACGGTCAAAGAACGCCGGAATGCGGTGCAGCCCGCCGATCCGGAAGCGCAGGCAAAGCGTCTCACCGCCAGACTCGCCCTGATGGACGCGGGGGTCGACGATTTTTCGCGCTGGCTGACGGACCTTGTCCGCACTGGACTTGCCGCTGCCCGCAACCAGCCCTATTCATGGTGGGATGCCGTTGCAGCACGTTTGGTGGACTCCCAGCTTCCTGGTCTGGCCGAACAGGTACGGGACATGGCTTCCCAAGTCCACGGCAGGACCGACTGGGCTGACCATCTTCTACGCCACGCGGGCCGTTGGTGGGCCTTAACCAAGGCATGGTCAGGCAGGGACAACCTCACGCCGGAAGAATTCGCGGACGTCAAGGCTGCCCTCGGGTGGGCCACGGCGTCTGCCGATGTACAGGGCACTGAATCGCTGCCGGGTCCTTGGCTGGTTCTGGGAGCGCACCGGAGCGATGACGGACGCCTGCAGCAACAACGAACGTGGATACAAGGCCCGGACGGAACGGTAGTAGTGCTCCTCGATTTCGCCGCGCAGGGCCAAGGTTTGGCGGCGCCGCAACTTGCCGGGGCTCTGCTTGATGTCACAGTTGCCCGTTACCCCGGAACAACACCGCAGCGCGGGATGTTCACGGGCCCTGTCACTCCCTTGGACGTGGCTTCAAGCCTCGGCACGGGGCACAGTATTGTGCAAGCCCTTGAGCACGAGTCTGCCGCTGTTGCCCGTTCACCGTGGCGGACCAGGATTCCCGTGCTTTTGGACGAAGTCACGGTCAATTCCGAGGGAACCGGGTGGCTGCACGATCCGCACGGCGACGCACTCCCATTGGTGGACGCCCCGCTCGACTCGTTGCTGGCACTGACCGGTGGCCATGCTGCCAGTATTTTTGGTGAACTGGAAGAAGGTCGAGTGCGTCCCCTGACCGTGGTGGTTGACGGAAGGGTGGTGACCCCATGA